The following proteins are encoded in a genomic region of Desulfuromonadaceae bacterium:
- the nikR gene encoding nickel-responsive transcriptional regulator NikR has product MSDLARFGISIDEQLLQRFDALISNKGYDNRSEAIRDLIRATLVEEQWARDDQETVGTVTLVYAHHTRDLADKLTEHQHSHHDAIISVLHVHLDAHHCLEVVVVKSTAKMVRKIADELIGAKGVKHGKLVTSTTGKDLG; this is encoded by the coding sequence ATGAGTGATCTGGCCCGCTTCGGGATATCGATCGACGAACAACTGCTTCAGCGTTTTGACGCACTGATCAGCAACAAGGGCTACGACAATCGTTCCGAGGCGATCCGTGATCTGATTCGTGCCACGCTGGTTGAAGAGCAATGGGCACGGGACGACCAGGAAACGGTCGGCACCGTTACCCTGGTCTACGCTCATCACACTCGCGACCTCGCTGACAAACTCACTGAACACCAGCACTCTCACCACGATGCCATCATCTCGGTGCTGCACGTCCACCTCGATGCGCACCATTGTCTCGAAGTCGTGGTGGTCAAAAGTACCGCGAAGATGGTCAGAAAAATCGCCGACGAACTGATCGGTGCCAAAGGGGTCAAGCACGGCAAGCTGGTCACCTCGACCACCGGCAAGGATCTGGGCTGA